In Prescottella soli, a genomic segment contains:
- the meaB gene encoding methylmalonyl Co-A mutase-associated GTPase MeaB, whose amino-acid sequence MPPTNRPPLDLAALGDAVLEGRRSDVSKAITLVESTRADHREQAQQLLLRLLPHAGNAIRVGITGVPGVGKSTTIEALGMHLLSLGHKVAVLAVDPSSTRTGGSILGDKTRMQNLSVEPNAFIRPSPTSGTLGGVAKATRETMVLLEAAGYDVILVETVGVGQSEVTVANMVDTFTFLTLARTGDQLQGIKKGVLELADIVSVNKADGRHEIEAKAAARELAGALRLIYPHDALWKPPVLTMSALENTGVDKFWDEVLRHRTVLGDAGELERKRHQQQVDWTWSMVHDQLLRRLDSNERVKKIRGEVEDQVRDGSLTAALAAHRILDAFDGTE is encoded by the coding sequence TTGCCGCCGACTAACCGTCCGCCGCTCGATCTGGCTGCACTCGGTGACGCGGTCCTGGAGGGCCGGCGAAGTGATGTCTCCAAGGCCATCACTCTCGTCGAGTCCACCCGGGCCGATCACCGGGAGCAGGCGCAGCAGCTGCTGCTGCGCCTGCTCCCGCACGCCGGCAACGCGATCCGGGTCGGGATCACGGGTGTTCCCGGCGTCGGCAAGTCGACGACGATCGAAGCCCTCGGGATGCACCTGCTCTCGTTGGGGCACAAGGTCGCCGTCCTCGCGGTCGACCCGTCCTCGACCCGCACGGGTGGATCGATCCTGGGCGACAAGACCCGGATGCAGAACCTGTCGGTGGAGCCCAACGCGTTCATTCGGCCGTCCCCGACGTCGGGCACGCTCGGTGGCGTCGCGAAGGCGACCCGCGAGACGATGGTGCTGCTCGAGGCCGCCGGCTACGACGTGATCCTCGTCGAGACGGTCGGGGTCGGGCAGTCCGAGGTGACGGTCGCGAACATGGTCGACACGTTCACGTTCCTCACCCTCGCCCGCACCGGTGACCAGCTGCAGGGCATCAAGAAGGGTGTCCTCGAGCTCGCCGACATCGTCAGCGTCAACAAGGCCGACGGCAGGCACGAGATCGAGGCGAAGGCAGCGGCCCGCGAGCTGGCGGGCGCGCTGCGGCTGATCTACCCGCACGACGCGCTGTGGAAGCCGCCCGTGCTGACGATGAGCGCGCTCGAGAACACCGGTGTCGACAAGTTCTGGGACGAGGTGCTCCGGCACCGCACGGTCCTCGGGGACGCCGGTGAACTCGAACGCAAGCGGCACCAGCAGCAGGTGGACTGGACGTGGTCGATGGTCCACGACCAGTTGCTGCGCCGGCTCGACTCGAACGAGCGCGTGAAGAAGATCCGCGGCGAGGTCGAGGACCAGGTGCGCGACGGCTCGCTCACCGCGGCCCTCGCGGCGCACCGGATCCTCGACGCGTTCGACGGAACCGAATAG